From one Sulfurimonas sp. HSL-3221 genomic stretch:
- the der gene encoding ribosome biogenesis GTPase Der, which translates to MKKLAIIGRPNVGKSSFFNRLLKERDAITSEMAGTTRDVKKRVATVLDREVEVLDTGGLDEGSELFDKVREKSIAAAKQADIILFMVDGKNLPIEEDKKLFHELEAMGKSMALVVNKIDNDKMKEKVWEYYEFGTQTIFGISVSHNRSINPLLEWIAKQLPYIPKAGELEAAEPDMMDEFDDLLDTYMEEDEEEGSIYDENDEMKESDEDPNHISVAIIGRVNVGKSSLLNALLGEERSVVSDVAGTTIDPIDETIERDDKTITFIDTAGIRKRGKIEGIERYALYRTRTMLERANLALLVLDASEPFRDLDEKIAGLIDENRLACMIVLNKWDKAPRDDYDKIVQQVRDRFKFLHYAPVITVSALTKQRIHKLYDMIIQINDNYSQRITTSRLNEALAFAMRKHPIPSMHGQVIRLYYATQYATRPPQIALIMNKPKGLHFTYRRFLANQLREAFNFEGTPLLFKAKKRGEK; encoded by the coding sequence ATGAAAAAACTGGCCATTATCGGGCGACCGAACGTAGGCAAAAGCTCCTTTTTTAACCGTCTGCTCAAGGAACGCGATGCCATTACGTCGGAGATGGCGGGGACGACGCGCGACGTCAAGAAAAGGGTCGCCACGGTCCTCGACCGGGAGGTCGAAGTGCTCGATACCGGCGGCCTTGACGAGGGAAGCGAACTCTTTGACAAGGTGCGCGAGAAGTCGATCGCGGCCGCCAAGCAGGCGGATATCATCCTGTTCATGGTTGACGGCAAGAACCTGCCGATCGAAGAGGACAAGAAGCTCTTCCACGAACTCGAAGCGATGGGCAAGAGCATGGCCCTCGTCGTCAACAAGATCGATAACGACAAGATGAAAGAGAAGGTGTGGGAGTACTACGAGTTCGGTACCCAGACGATCTTCGGCATCTCCGTCTCCCACAACCGTTCCATCAACCCGCTGCTCGAGTGGATCGCCAAACAGCTCCCCTACATTCCCAAGGCCGGAGAGCTGGAAGCAGCGGAGCCGGACATGATGGATGAATTCGACGACCTTCTCGACACTTACATGGAGGAGGACGAGGAAGAGGGCTCCATCTACGACGAGAATGACGAGATGAAAGAGAGCGACGAGGACCCGAACCATATCAGCGTCGCGATCATCGGCCGGGTCAACGTCGGCAAAAGCTCCCTGCTTAACGCCCTGCTGGGGGAGGAGCGCTCCGTCGTCAGCGACGTCGCCGGGACGACGATAGACCCCATCGACGAAACGATTGAGCGCGACGACAAGACGATCACCTTCATCGACACGGCCGGTATCCGCAAACGCGGCAAGATCGAGGGGATTGAACGCTATGCACTCTACCGTACCCGCACGATGCTCGAGCGCGCAAACCTCGCTCTGCTGGTGCTCGATGCCTCCGAGCCGTTCCGCGACCTCGACGAGAAGATCGCCGGCCTCATCGATGAGAACCGTCTCGCCTGCATGATCGTACTCAACAAATGGGACAAGGCGCCCAGGGACGATTACGACAAGATCGTGCAGCAGGTACGCGACCGTTTCAAGTTTCTGCACTACGCCCCGGTCATCACGGTGTCGGCATTGACGAAGCAGCGCATCCATAAACTTTACGACATGATCATCCAGATCAACGACAACTACTCACAGCGTATTACGACGTCGCGGCTCAACGAGGCGCTGGCGTTTGCCATGCGCAAACACCCCATCCCGTCGATGCACGGGCAGGTGATCCGTCTGTACTACGCGACGCAGTACGCAACGCGCCCGCCGCAGATCGCGCTCATCATGAACAAGCCCAAGGGGCTGCACTTCACCTACCGCCGTTTCCTCGCCAACCAGCTGCGTGAGGCTTTCAATTTCGAGGGGACCCCGCTGCTCTTCAAAGCGAAGAAGCGGGGCGAGAAGTAG
- the hemJ gene encoding protoporphyrinogen oxidase HemJ, with product MEYYNWILAFHVMSLISWMAMLFYLPRLFVYHTEHAANAGFVEVVKIQEHKIYHYIGVPAMWATILSGGTMIALNPGLFQGGGWLHAKLTAALLLIIYHFTLGRYKKQLAEGTCTKSGKFFRAYNEIPTLLMIFIVIMVVIKPF from the coding sequence ATGGAATACTACAACTGGATACTGGCCTTTCACGTCATGAGTCTCATCAGCTGGATGGCGATGCTTTTCTACTTGCCGCGCCTCTTTGTCTACCACACCGAGCATGCGGCCAATGCTGGCTTTGTCGAGGTCGTCAAGATCCAGGAGCACAAGATCTACCACTATATCGGCGTGCCGGCGATGTGGGCAACGATCCTCAGCGGCGGGACGATGATCGCGCTCAACCCCGGACTCTTCCAGGGCGGCGGCTGGCTGCATGCGAAACTGACGGCGGCGCTGCTGCTGATCATCTACCATTTCACCCTCGGGCGCTACAAGAAGCAGCTGGCGGAGGGGACGTGCACAAAAAGCGGCAAGTTCTTCCGTGCCTACAACGAAATCCCTACACTGCTGATGATCTTTATCGTCATCATGGTGGTCATCAAGCCCTTTTAA
- the trpS gene encoding tryptophan--tRNA ligase — protein sequence MRVFTGIQPSGDLHIGNYFGSIKAMVDSQAENEVFAFIANYHAMTTVQDGRRLSELTMQAATDFLALGIDPEKSTFWVQSDVKEVLELYWFLSSFTPMGLLERAHSYKDKVAKGISANHSLFAYPVLMAADILLYDVDVVPVGKDQIQHVEIARDIAIRFNNAYGDILKLPEFRVDENVATVPGIDGQKMSKSYGNTINIFGDEKAQLKTIKKIVTEAVPMEEPKEWRGCNVYNIAKLFLDEDECLALQERYERGGEGHGHFKLYLAEVIWEHFRPYREKRAYYEAHQDEVRDILKAGAAKASEAAREITEKVRSVTGAAY from the coding sequence ATGAGAGTTTTTACGGGCATCCAACCCTCCGGTGACCTGCATATCGGCAACTATTTCGGCTCGATCAAAGCCATGGTCGATTCGCAGGCGGAGAACGAGGTTTTTGCCTTTATCGCCAACTATCACGCTATGACGACGGTCCAAGACGGCCGGCGCCTTTCCGAACTGACGATGCAGGCCGCCACCGACTTCCTCGCCCTGGGTATCGACCCAGAGAAATCGACCTTCTGGGTCCAGAGCGACGTCAAAGAGGTGCTCGAGCTCTACTGGTTCCTCTCCTCCTTCACCCCGATGGGGCTGCTCGAGCGCGCCCACAGCTACAAGGACAAGGTCGCCAAGGGGATCTCCGCCAACCACAGCCTCTTTGCCTACCCGGTGCTGATGGCGGCCGACATCCTGCTCTATGACGTCGACGTCGTCCCCGTCGGCAAGGACCAGATCCAGCACGTCGAGATCGCCCGCGATATCGCCATCCGTTTCAACAACGCCTACGGCGACATCCTGAAACTGCCCGAATTCCGTGTCGACGAAAACGTGGCGACGGTCCCGGGCATCGACGGACAGAAGATGAGCAAGAGCTACGGCAACACGATCAATATCTTCGGCGACGAGAAAGCCCAGCTCAAGACGATCAAGAAGATCGTCACCGAAGCCGTCCCGATGGAAGAGCCCAAAGAGTGGCGCGGATGCAACGTCTACAACATTGCCAAGCTCTTCCTCGACGAGGATGAGTGCCTCGCGCTCCAGGAACGCTACGAACGCGGCGGCGAAGGGCACGGCCACTTCAAGCTCTACCTGGCAGAGGTGATCTGGGAACATTTCCGCCCCTACCGTGAAAAGCGCGCCTATTACGAAGCGCACCAGGACGAGGTCCGCGACATTCTCAAAGCCGGCGCGGCCAAGGCCAGCGAAGCCGCCCGCGAGATCACGGAGAAGGTCCGCAGCGTCACCGGCGCCGCATACTGA
- a CDS encoding peroxiredoxin, whose amino-acid sequence MLVTQKAPDFTATTVLGDNQIVDNFNLYENFGEKGTVLFFYPLDFTFVCPSEIIAFDHRLQEFQDRGVNVIGVSIDSQFSHFAWKNTPVENGGIGQVRYPLVADLTKEISKAYDVLLDGGVALRGSFLIDTDGTVRHAVINDLPLGRNIDEMLRMVDTMLFTNEHGEVCPAGWNKGDEGMKADTAGVADYLAKHSEEL is encoded by the coding sequence ATGCTCGTTACACAAAAAGCACCGGACTTTACCGCGACTACCGTCCTCGGCGACAACCAGATCGTCGACAACTTCAACCTCTACGAAAACTTCGGTGAAAAAGGTACCGTCCTTTTCTTCTACCCGCTGGACTTTACGTTTGTTTGCCCGTCAGAGATCATCGCATTTGACCACCGCCTCCAGGAGTTCCAAGATCGCGGCGTCAACGTTATCGGCGTTTCCATCGACTCCCAGTTCAGCCACTTCGCGTGGAAAAACACGCCGGTTGAAAACGGCGGTATCGGCCAGGTCCGCTACCCGCTCGTCGCTGACCTCACCAAAGAGATCTCCAAAGCTTATGACGTTCTGCTCGACGGCGGCGTTGCACTGCGCGGCTCTTTCCTGATCGACACAGACGGTACGGTCCGCCACGCTGTCATCAACGACCTCCCGCTCGGCCGTAACATCGACGAGATGCTGCGTATGGTCGACACAATGCTCTTCACGAACGAGCACGGCGAAGTCTGTCCTGCAGGTTGGAACAAGGGTGACGAAGGTATGAAAGCCGACACTGCCGGTGTTGCCGACTACCTCGCAAAACACTCCGAAGAGCTCTAA
- the rpmF gene encoding 50S ribosomal protein L32 — protein MAVPKRRVSHTRAAKRRTHYKIKLARPVKDSDGTYKMPHHVNPTTGEYK, from the coding sequence ATGGCAGTACCTAAGAGACGCGTATCCCACACGCGTGCAGCAAAACGCCGCACCCACTACAAAATCAAACTGGCACGTCCGGTCAAAGACAGTGACGGCACTTACAAAATGCCGCACCATGTCAATCCGACAACCGGCGAGTATAAATAA
- a CDS encoding glycosyltransferase family 4 protein: MDTTVLLISDTVYDANGVSRFIQDMAAQSRQRDGRFSVLSASPLGGEEVESNIVNLRPFWYVRMPFYREQFLTIVPPWMQMYRYVKAASPDVIHISTPGPLGICAMLIAKRCGIPVAGTYHTDFPSYIRKQIKLEMAEAVTRRFMRFFFHRMQRVFSRSQHYMEVLERELKMEERKLRFLPPGSNTERFSPRHRDPAVWPRFDIPVDTLKILYVGRLSVEKNFLFVVDLFETLQRTCDVPLSLIVVGEGSLAESVSRRRNSHIHLLGLQGGSDLSALYASSDLMLFASVTETLGQVVMEAQASGLPCIVSDQGGVTDTVAHGKTGYCLSVEDDDEWQSNAKTMIESSVLRQQMGMAGWQRMQERSIAQTYERFMQAHDEIVKH, encoded by the coding sequence ATGGATACAACAGTATTACTGATCAGCGACACGGTCTACGACGCCAACGGGGTGTCGCGTTTCATCCAGGATATGGCCGCACAGTCCCGTCAGAGGGACGGCCGTTTCTCGGTATTGAGCGCTTCGCCGCTTGGCGGGGAGGAGGTTGAGAGCAACATCGTCAACCTCAGGCCCTTCTGGTATGTCCGAATGCCCTTTTACCGGGAGCAGTTCCTCACCATCGTCCCGCCGTGGATGCAGATGTACCGCTACGTCAAGGCGGCATCGCCGGATGTTATCCACATCTCGACGCCGGGACCGCTGGGGATTTGCGCCATGCTTATTGCCAAGCGGTGCGGCATCCCGGTGGCAGGGACCTACCATACGGATTTTCCCTCCTACATCCGCAAGCAGATCAAGCTGGAGATGGCCGAAGCGGTGACGCGGCGCTTCATGCGGTTCTTCTTTCACCGGATGCAGCGGGTATTCTCCCGTTCGCAGCACTATATGGAGGTACTGGAGCGGGAACTGAAAATGGAAGAACGAAAACTGCGCTTCCTGCCGCCGGGGAGCAATACGGAACGCTTCTCCCCCCGTCACCGGGACCCGGCGGTCTGGCCCCGATTCGACATTCCCGTCGACACGCTTAAGATCCTCTACGTCGGCAGGCTCAGCGTCGAAAAGAACTTCCTTTTTGTCGTCGATCTCTTCGAGACCCTGCAACGCACCTGTGACGTGCCGCTCTCCCTGATCGTCGTCGGGGAGGGGAGCCTGGCCGAGAGCGTGAGCCGGCGGCGCAACAGCCACATCCACCTGCTGGGTCTTCAGGGCGGTTCGGATCTCTCGGCCCTCTATGCTTCCTCGGACCTGATGCTGTTCGCCTCCGTCACCGAAACGCTGGGGCAGGTCGTGATGGAAGCGCAGGCATCCGGGCTTCCCTGCATTGTCAGCGACCAGGGGGGCGTGACCGACACCGTGGCACACGGCAAAACGGGCTACTGTCTCAGTGTCGAGGATGACGACGAGTGGCAAAGCAACGCTAAAACGATGATTGAGAGCAGTGTGTTGCGTCAACAGATGGGTATGGCCGGCTGGCAGCGGATGCAGGAACGCTCCATCGCACAGACCTATGAGCGCTTTATGCAGGCGCATGATGAAATTGTTAAGCATTAA
- a CDS encoding cytochrome c family protein, with product MKRIAATLLMFAAFGASTYATEAAPELNSQYHDSSKCKSCHAAIVNEWSGSYHAKSHYKHDEYLRQSMEYYARKTRKPINAVKVECAACHNPRVAVTSTDINYQIDVLMGLDEGSEVNAAVSDSSLSEGVNCLVCHNVDSIKHDLPADKRGVHRIQWNPVGIMSGPIEDAKSPYHKTQYRDFFGKDPKQLCFVCHANDRSTENLVFANTQKEYKDTTKQCADCHMSPKKEGVASNLPIDNGKPKKRMIREHGFVGAHTNWLWQDALGIEAKKSGDSFIVTLSNENPHNIPTGFGARELILDVIYRSGSKVIETKSISMTQHYTDKRGKPTIPHLAAGSTDDMSVPARGSKTFKVPMVKGAGQVTFELHYRLVNDEIRSLLELKEPQWSEKKFINRTTIRL from the coding sequence ATGAAACGTATTGCCGCGACTCTACTGATGTTTGCCGCTTTCGGCGCCTCGACGTACGCTACGGAGGCCGCCCCCGAACTCAATTCACAATATCACGACTCAAGCAAGTGCAAATCCTGCCACGCCGCCATTGTTAATGAATGGTCCGGTTCCTATCACGCCAAATCACATTATAAACATGACGAGTACCTCCGCCAATCGATGGAGTACTACGCCCGCAAGACGCGCAAGCCCATCAATGCCGTGAAGGTGGAGTGTGCCGCCTGCCATAACCCCCGCGTTGCCGTGACGTCGACGGACATCAACTACCAGATCGATGTCCTGATGGGGCTGGATGAGGGGAGCGAGGTCAATGCCGCGGTCAGCGACAGTTCGCTTTCAGAGGGGGTCAACTGCCTGGTCTGCCACAACGTCGACAGTATCAAGCATGACCTCCCGGCGGACAAGCGGGGCGTGCACCGGATCCAGTGGAACCCGGTCGGCATTATGAGCGGTCCGATCGAGGACGCGAAGTCCCCCTACCACAAGACACAGTACCGCGACTTCTTCGGCAAGGACCCGAAACAGCTCTGTTTCGTCTGCCACGCCAATGACCGTTCTACGGAGAACCTCGTCTTTGCCAACACGCAAAAAGAGTACAAGGATACGACGAAGCAGTGTGCCGACTGCCATATGAGCCCGAAAAAGGAGGGGGTCGCGTCGAACCTTCCGATCGACAACGGCAAACCGAAGAAGCGCATGATCCGCGAACACGGCTTTGTCGGTGCCCATACGAACTGGCTCTGGCAGGATGCCCTGGGGATTGAAGCGAAAAAGAGCGGCGACAGCTTTATCGTGACGCTCAGCAATGAGAACCCTCACAATATTCCGACGGGCTTCGGTGCGCGGGAGCTGATCCTCGACGTCATCTACCGCAGCGGTTCCAAAGTGATCGAAACGAAGAGCATCTCGATGACCCAGCACTATACGGACAAACGGGGCAAACCGACGATCCCGCACCTGGCGGCTGGCTCGACAGATGATATGTCCGTCCCGGCACGAGGTTCAAAGACGTTCAAAGTCCCGATGGTCAAAGGGGCCGGACAGGTGACCTTCGAACTGCACTACCGCCTGGTGAATGACGAAATCCGCTCACTGCTTGAGCTGAAAGAACCACAGTGGAGCGAGAAGAAGTTTATCAACCGTACGACGATCAGGCTCTAA
- the metK gene encoding methionine adenosyltransferase, protein MSKEYIFTSESVTEGHPDKMADQISDAILDDIISKDPNSHVACETLVSNGFCVIAGELKTHAYTPMQDIVRNVVKEIGYTDSTYGFDHRSAAVLNAIGEQSPEIDQGVSREGGEIGAGDQGLMFGYACRETDVLMPLPIYLAHRITERLAEARKEGIIPYLRPDGKAQVSVRYIDGKPVSVETVVVSTQHHENIPQEQIHNDVIEAVIKHVIPADLLSEDIVYHINPTGSFVVGGPQGDAGLTGRKIIVDTYGGSCPHGGGAFSGKDPTKVDRSAAYAARYVAKNLVASGACERATIQVAYAIGVVEPISIMVDTHGTAVVDEEKIEACVRELFDLTPKGIIETLDLLRPIYRKTAAYGHFGRELPEFTWEKTDKAEAIRAYLGF, encoded by the coding sequence GTGTCTAAAGAGTATATTTTTACTTCCGAATCCGTCACTGAAGGACATCCGGACAAGATGGCCGACCAGATCAGCGATGCGATCTTAGACGATATTATTTCAAAAGACCCCAATTCCCACGTTGCCTGCGAAACCCTCGTTTCCAATGGATTCTGCGTTATTGCTGGCGAATTGAAAACCCATGCGTATACCCCGATGCAGGATATCGTGCGCAACGTTGTCAAAGAGATCGGATACACGGACTCCACCTACGGGTTCGACCACCGCTCCGCCGCGGTGCTTAACGCCATCGGCGAGCAGTCCCCGGAGATTGACCAGGGCGTCTCCCGCGAAGGCGGTGAGATCGGTGCGGGAGACCAGGGGCTGATGTTCGGCTACGCCTGCCGCGAAACCGACGTTTTGATGCCGCTGCCGATCTACCTGGCGCACCGCATTACCGAGCGGCTCGCCGAAGCGCGCAAAGAGGGGATCATCCCCTACCTGCGTCCCGACGGCAAGGCCCAGGTCAGCGTCCGCTATATTGACGGCAAACCCGTCAGCGTCGAAACGGTCGTCGTCTCGACCCAGCACCATGAGAACATCCCGCAGGAGCAGATCCACAACGATGTGATCGAAGCAGTGATCAAGCATGTTATCCCTGCCGATCTTCTCAGTGAGGATATTGTCTACCATATCAACCCGACCGGCTCCTTCGTCGTCGGGGGACCGCAGGGCGATGCCGGCCTCACCGGGCGTAAGATCATCGTTGATACCTACGGCGGTTCCTGTCCGCACGGCGGGGGCGCATTCAGCGGGAAAGACCCGACCAAGGTCGACCGCTCCGCGGCCTATGCGGCGCGTTATGTCGCTAAGAACCTTGTCGCTTCCGGTGCCTGTGAGCGCGCCACGATCCAGGTCGCCTATGCGATCGGTGTCGTCGAGCCGATCTCGATCATGGTCGACACCCACGGTACGGCCGTCGTGGACGAAGAAAAGATCGAAGCCTGTGTCCGCGAACTCTTCGACCTGACACCGAAAGGGATTATCGAGACCCTCGACCTGCTGCGTCCGATCTACCGCAAAACGGCCGCCTACGGCCACTTCGGCCGGGAACTTCCCGAATTTACCTGGGAGAAGACCGACAAAGCCGAAGCGATCCGCGCCTACCTCGGATTCTAA
- a CDS encoding UDP-2,3-diacylglucosamine diphosphatase yields the protein MDNSVKQYRSVFLSDIHLGSRHAQADALLDFFREFESEQLFLVGDIIDGWALRRRWSWPQEHSDVIQKLLRRARKGTKIVYVLGNHDEFVRSFLPLTLGDNIEVTNEFHFTATDGKEYLVTHGDFFDSITMTKKWLAKFGDISYEMLLKLNKPINRIRSLIGYKRFWSLSNFAKQSVKKAVMFIDDYEQVLVSEAKRREFDGVICGHIHKAENRNIEGVHYLNCGDWVESCTAVVETMEGEWKLLHFHRQQVEEEPLFLAAG from the coding sequence ATGGATAACAGCGTCAAGCAGTACCGTTCCGTTTTTCTCTCCGACATCCACCTGGGTTCCCGCCACGCCCAGGCCGATGCCCTGCTCGATTTCTTCCGCGAGTTCGAAAGCGAACAGCTCTTCCTTGTCGGCGATATTATCGACGGCTGGGCGCTTCGCCGCCGCTGGAGCTGGCCGCAGGAGCACTCCGACGTCATCCAGAAACTGCTGCGCCGCGCCCGCAAGGGGACCAAAATTGTTTATGTCCTCGGCAACCACGACGAATTTGTCCGCTCCTTTCTCCCCCTGACGCTGGGGGACAACATCGAGGTCACCAACGAATTTCACTTTACCGCTACAGACGGCAAAGAGTACCTCGTCACCCACGGCGACTTCTTCGACAGCATCACGATGACAAAGAAGTGGCTGGCGAAGTTCGGCGACATCAGTTACGAAATGCTGCTCAAGCTCAACAAACCCATCAACCGCATCCGCAGCCTGATCGGCTACAAACGCTTCTGGTCCCTTTCAAACTTCGCCAAGCAGAGCGTCAAAAAAGCGGTAATGTTCATTGATGATTACGAGCAGGTTCTTGTGTCCGAAGCAAAACGGCGCGAATTCGACGGGGTCATCTGCGGCCACATCCATAAAGCGGAGAACCGCAACATCGAGGGAGTGCACTACCTCAACTGCGGCGACTGGGTGGAGTCGTGTACTGCTGTTGTGGAGACGATGGAGGGAGAGTGGAAACTGCTGCACTTCCATCGGCAGCAGGTCGAAGAGGAGCCGCTGTTTCTGGCGGCAGGCTGA
- the trxC gene encoding thioredoxin TrxC has product MEKRKVVCPHCGQVNAVPVKETYAKANCGHCKHSLLDTKPIAMDTTAFDNQVANSDIPVIVDFWAPWCGPCRMMAPAFEEAATSFALKARFAKVNTEEQQGLASRFHIQSIPTLIAFKGGREADRVSGALSAEQLRQWVGRFL; this is encoded by the coding sequence ATGGAAAAGCGCAAAGTGGTCTGCCCCCACTGCGGGCAGGTCAATGCCGTCCCGGTCAAAGAGACCTACGCCAAGGCCAACTGCGGCCACTGCAAACACTCCCTGCTTGATACGAAACCCATTGCCATGGATACGACTGCCTTCGACAACCAGGTCGCCAACAGCGATATCCCGGTCATCGTCGACTTCTGGGCCCCGTGGTGCGGCCCCTGTCGCATGATGGCGCCGGCGTTCGAGGAAGCTGCGACTTCTTTTGCGCTGAAAGCCAGGTTCGCAAAGGTTAATACGGAAGAGCAGCAGGGGCTGGCATCGCGCTTTCATATCCAGTCCATCCCGACGCTGATCGCCTTCAAAGGGGGGCGGGAAGCCGACCGGGTTTCCGGCGCCCTCAGCGCCGAGCAGCTCCGGCAGTGGGTCGGGCGTTTTCTCTGA
- a CDS encoding 4Fe-4S dicluster domain-containing protein, which produces MAVLINDTCINCGACIDECPVEAIVDEDDNPTGEEIYYVYGDKCVECVGHHDEPACATACPTEGCIVWDAVGESPSHRDDISDDMRSDHTPVVE; this is translated from the coding sequence ATGGCAGTATTGATTAACGACACATGTATCAACTGTGGTGCCTGTATTGACGAATGCCCGGTTGAGGCGATCGTAGACGAGGACGATAACCCGACGGGTGAAGAGATCTATTACGTTTACGGCGACAAATGTGTTGAATGTGTTGGCCACCATGATGAGCCGGCATGTGCAACTGCTTGTCCGACCGAAGGATGTATTGTTTGGGACGCAGTCGGCGAAAGCCCGTCTCACCGCGATGACATCTCAGACGACATGCGCAGCGACCACACACCGGTTGTTGAGTAA
- the ndk gene encoding nucleoside-diphosphate kinase, which yields MEQTLSIIKPDAVAKGVVGKILDRFESNGLRVAATKMLQLSRKDAQDFYAVHKERPFFTDLVEFMVSGPVVVSVLEGENAVAKNRDLMGATNPQEAAAGTIRADFAENIDANAVHGSDSLENAEIEIRFFFAQREIS from the coding sequence ATGGAACAAACACTGTCCATCATTAAGCCGGATGCCGTAGCAAAGGGTGTCGTCGGCAAGATTCTTGATCGTTTTGAAAGCAATGGTCTGCGCGTCGCTGCAACGAAAATGCTGCAGCTTTCCCGCAAAGACGCTCAGGATTTCTATGCCGTTCACAAAGAGCGCCCTTTCTTCACTGACCTGGTCGAGTTCATGGTCAGCGGCCCGGTGGTGGTCAGCGTTCTTGAAGGTGAAAACGCCGTAGCCAAAAATCGTGACCTGATGGGCGCGACAAACCCGCAGGAAGCGGCGGCGGGCACGATCCGCGCCGATTTCGCGGAAAACATCGACGCCAATGCGGTTCACGGCAGCGACTCTCTTGAGAACGCTGAGATCGAAATTCGCTTCTTCTTCGCACAGAGAGAGATCTCCTAA
- the hpf gene encoding ribosome hibernation-promoting factor, HPF/YfiA family, with translation MNTPIRTKDITLTDNTRDHVLKAKEQFMKFGLDITTINVLLSKVKNGVEAEFDIHIAHNTPVVITQQDADLDAAIDMAVERANKALRRLHDKLKSHRGPGLKDIEVQEA, from the coding sequence ATGAATACTCCTATTCGCACAAAAGATATTACATTGACGGACAATACCCGCGACCACGTTCTGAAAGCCAAAGAACAGTTCATGAAATTCGGACTCGATATTACGACGATCAATGTACTGCTGAGCAAAGTCAAAAACGGCGTTGAAGCAGAATTCGATATCCATATCGCCCATAACACACCGGTTGTAATTACGCAGCAAGACGCCGACCTTGATGCGGCGATCGATATGGCCGTCGAGCGTGCGAATAAAGCCCTCCGCCGTCTGCACGACAAACTCAAATCCCACCGCGGACCGGGCCTCAAAGACATCGAGGTTCAGGAGGCCTAA
- the plsX gene encoding phosphate acyltransferase PlsX codes for MKVKIAIDAMGGDFGPEPIVKGTIAALKHYRFEPILVGKKEEILPLIPGGFKDKISIVEAEDVIAMSDAATDALKRKESSIYKAVDLVRNGEADGVVSAGHSGATMSVATLRLGRLKHVLRPALVTLMPNKNKKRTVLLDVGANVDCKPEHLAQFAVMGSCYAHDMWAITLPTVGLLANGEEETKGNDVTKGAFQKLRGMEGFVGNVEGRDIFNGSVDVVVCDGFIGNLVLKSSEGVASTITHLIKDYIRKSPIAITGALLMRKVFKLLKKELDYAEVGGAPLIGVKGCAIVSHGKSNSKAIKNAIKQAIDFVDTGVNVHIERALDATAK; via the coding sequence TTGAAGGTCAAAATCGCGATTGACGCGATGGGTGGGGACTTCGGTCCCGAGCCTATTGTCAAAGGAACGATTGCGGCACTGAAGCATTACCGTTTTGAGCCGATCCTTGTCGGAAAGAAAGAGGAGATTTTGCCTTTGATTCCGGGCGGGTTCAAAGACAAGATTTCGATTGTCGAAGCGGAGGATGTCATTGCGATGTCCGATGCGGCGACCGATGCGCTCAAGCGCAAAGAGAGCTCCATCTACAAAGCGGTCGATCTGGTCCGCAACGGTGAAGCCGACGGCGTCGTCTCCGCAGGGCATAGCGGCGCGACCATGTCGGTAGCGACCCTGCGCCTCGGACGTCTTAAGCACGTCCTGCGTCCGGCGCTGGTGACGTTGATGCCGAACAAGAACAAGAAGCGTACCGTGCTGCTTGACGTCGGCGCCAACGTCGACTGCAAACCGGAGCATTTGGCCCAGTTCGCGGTGATGGGGAGCTGTTACGCCCATGATATGTGGGCGATTACCCTCCCGACCGTCGGCCTCCTGGCCAACGGCGAAGAGGAGACCAAGGGTAACGACGTGACGAAGGGAGCCTTCCAGAAGCTTCGCGGCATGGAGGGGTTCGTCGGCAATGTCGAAGGACGCGATATCTTCAACGGTTCCGTCGACGTCGTCGTCTGCGACGGTTTCATCGGGAACCTTGTCCTTAAGTCTTCCGAAGGGGTTGCGAGTACGATCACGCACCTGATCAAGGACTATATCCGCAAATCGCCCATCGCGATCACGGGCGCGCTCCTGATGCGGAAGGTCTTCAAGCTTCTGAAAAAAGAGCTTGATTATGCCGAAGTCGGCGGGGCTCCGCTGATCGGGGTCAAGGGGTGCGCCATCGTCAGCCACGGCAAAAGCAACTCCAAAGCGATTAAAAACGCGATCAAACAGGCGATCGACTTCGTCGATACCGGGGTCAACGTTCACATTGAACGCGCCCTGGATGCCACTGCCAAGTAA